A DNA window from Burkholderia sp. HI2500 contains the following coding sequences:
- a CDS encoding TrmH family RNA methyltransferase, giving the protein MKSITSRDNPLYKRLKALAGSTSHQRRGGQALLEGFHLASAYLDTGATPELCVTTEGALGHAEAQAIVARIDAQRIVTLPDALFGQLSNVVNGVGFLLLVDRPAQPLPARVTQSSVVLDGVQDAGNVGSILRSAAAAGVRHVFCAPGTAYAWSSKVLRSGMGAHFLLSIHEDVDAGALVERLAVPVALTDSHGAQAVYDCDLSGPVAWVFGNEGAGVSAFWRDAATHRVTIPQPGGMESLNVAAAAAVCLFEQVRQQRRA; this is encoded by the coding sequence ATGAAAAGCATTACTTCCCGCGACAACCCGCTGTACAAGCGCCTGAAGGCGCTCGCGGGTTCGACGTCCCATCAGCGCCGCGGCGGCCAGGCACTGCTCGAAGGATTCCATCTCGCGAGCGCGTACCTCGACACGGGCGCGACGCCCGAGCTGTGCGTCACGACCGAAGGCGCACTCGGCCATGCCGAAGCGCAGGCGATCGTCGCGCGCATCGATGCGCAGCGGATCGTCACGCTGCCCGACGCGCTGTTCGGGCAGTTGTCGAACGTCGTCAACGGCGTCGGCTTCCTGCTGCTCGTCGACCGGCCGGCGCAGCCGCTGCCGGCGCGCGTCACGCAGTCGTCGGTCGTACTCGACGGCGTGCAGGACGCCGGCAACGTCGGCTCGATCCTGCGCAGCGCGGCGGCCGCAGGCGTGCGTCACGTGTTCTGTGCGCCGGGCACCGCATACGCATGGTCGTCGAAGGTGCTGCGCTCGGGCATGGGCGCGCATTTCCTGCTGTCGATCCACGAGGACGTCGACGCCGGCGCGCTCGTCGAGCGCCTCGCTGTGCCGGTCGCGCTGACCGACTCGCACGGCGCGCAGGCGGTTTACGACTGCGACCTGTCGGGGCCGGTTGCCTGGGTGTTCGGCAACGAGGGTGCGGGCGTGTCGGCGTTCTGGCGCGACGCGGCCACGCATCGCGTGACGATCCCGCAACCGGGCGGGATGGAGTCGCTGAACGTCGCGGCCGCGGCTGCGGTCTGCCTGTTCGAGCAGGTGCGCCAGCAGCGGCGTGCGTGA
- the rnhB gene encoding ribonuclease HII, translating to MTAVRAPRRRASSDVQGGFDFSRPDEIVCGVDEAGRGPLAGPVVAAAVILDPAQPIDGLDDSKALSAKKRDALYELIVARSLSYCVASASVDEIDTLNILHATMLAMKRAVEGLSVLPTLAQIDGNRCPTLTVRAEAIVSGDALVPSISAASILAKVTRDRMLVDLHERFPVYGFNVHAGYGTVKHLAALREHGPCEAHRRSFAPVRAALDLIR from the coding sequence ATGACCGCAGTCCGTGCACCACGCCGCCGCGCGTCGAGCGACGTGCAGGGCGGTTTCGATTTCAGCCGTCCCGACGAGATCGTCTGCGGCGTCGACGAAGCGGGCCGCGGCCCGCTCGCGGGGCCGGTGGTGGCCGCCGCGGTGATCCTCGATCCGGCGCAGCCGATCGACGGGCTCGACGATTCGAAGGCGTTGTCCGCGAAGAAGCGCGACGCGCTGTACGAGCTGATCGTCGCGCGCTCGCTGTCGTATTGCGTCGCGTCGGCGAGTGTCGACGAGATCGACACGCTGAACATCCTGCACGCGACGATGCTCGCGATGAAGCGGGCGGTCGAAGGGCTGTCGGTCCTGCCGACGCTCGCGCAGATCGACGGCAACCGCTGCCCGACGCTGACCGTGCGCGCCGAGGCGATCGTCAGCGGCGACGCGCTCGTGCCGAGCATCTCGGCCGCGTCGATCCTCGCGAAGGTCACCCGTGACCGCATGCTCGTCGACCTGCACGAACGCTTCCCGGTGTACGGCTTCAACGTGCATGCGGGCTACGGCACCGTGAAACACCTTGCCGCACTGCGCGAGCACGGTCCGTGCGAAGCCCATCGGCGCTCGTTCGCGCCGGTCCGTGCGGCACTCGACCTGATTCGATGA
- the lpxB gene encoding lipid-A-disaccharide synthase produces MPLPTSQLRLAMVAGEPSGDLLGASLLGGLRERLPESAQYYGIGGPRMIAQGFDSHWQMDKLTVRGYVEALGQIPEILRIRGELKRQLLAERPDAFIGVDAPDFNFNVEQAARDAGIPSIHFVCPSIWAWRGGRIKKIAKSVDHMLCLFPFEPAILDKAGVASTYVGHPLADEIPLEPDTHGARIALGLPADGPVIAVLPGSRRSEIALIGPTFFAAMALMQQREPGVRFVMPAATPALRALLQPLVDAHPKLALTITDGRSQVAMTAADAILVKSGTVTLEAALLKKPMVISYKVPWLTGQIMRRQGYLPYVGLPNILAGRFVVPELLQHFATPEALADATLTQLRDDANRRTLTEVFTEMHLSLRQNTAVKAAEAVVRVLEQRKGRA; encoded by the coding sequence ATGCCGCTTCCGACCTCTCAGCTCCGGCTCGCGATGGTGGCCGGCGAACCGTCGGGCGACCTGCTCGGCGCGTCGCTGCTCGGCGGGCTGCGCGAGCGGCTGCCCGAATCGGCCCAGTACTACGGGATCGGCGGGCCGCGAATGATCGCGCAGGGCTTCGACTCGCACTGGCAGATGGACAAGCTGACCGTGCGCGGCTATGTCGAGGCGCTGGGCCAGATTCCCGAGATCCTGCGGATTCGCGGCGAGCTGAAGCGCCAGTTGCTCGCCGAGCGGCCGGACGCGTTCATCGGCGTCGATGCGCCCGATTTCAACTTCAACGTCGAACAGGCGGCGCGCGACGCGGGCATCCCGTCGATCCACTTCGTGTGCCCGTCGATCTGGGCATGGCGCGGCGGCCGGATCAAGAAGATCGCCAAGTCCGTCGATCACATGCTGTGCCTGTTCCCGTTCGAACCGGCGATTCTCGACAAGGCAGGCGTTGCCTCGACCTACGTCGGCCATCCGCTCGCCGACGAGATTCCGCTCGAACCCGACACGCACGGCGCGCGCATCGCGCTCGGACTGCCGGCCGACGGCCCGGTGATCGCCGTGTTGCCGGGCAGCCGGCGCTCGGAAATCGCACTGATCGGCCCGACGTTCTTCGCGGCGATGGCGCTGATGCAGCAGCGCGAGCCTGGCGTACGGTTCGTGATGCCGGCGGCGACGCCCGCGCTGCGCGCGCTGCTGCAGCCGCTCGTCGATGCGCATCCGAAGCTCGCGCTGACGATCACCGACGGCCGCTCGCAGGTCGCGATGACGGCTGCCGACGCGATCCTCGTGAAGAGCGGCACGGTTACGCTGGAAGCCGCGCTGCTGAAGAAGCCGATGGTGATCTCATACAAGGTGCCCTGGCTGACCGGGCAGATCATGCGCCGGCAGGGCTACCTGCCGTACGTCGGCTTGCCGAACATCCTGGCGGGGCGTTTCGTCGTGCCCGAGCTGCTGCAGCATTTCGCGACGCCCGAGGCGCTCGCCGATGCGACGCTCACGCAGCTGCGCGACGATGCGAACCGCCGCACGCTGACCGAAGTCTTTACCGAAATGCATCTTTCGCTGCGGCAGAACACGGCCGTGAAGGCGGCCGAAGCGGTCGTGCGCGTGCTCGAACAACGCAAGGGGCGCGCATGA
- the lpxA gene encoding acyl-ACP--UDP-N-acetylglucosamine O-acyltransferase, with amino-acid sequence MTRIHPTAIVEPGAQIDESVEIGPYAIVGPHVTIGARTTIGSHSVIEGHTTLGEDNRIGHYASVGGRPQDMKYKDEPTKLVIGSRNTIREFTTIHTGTVQDVGVTTLGDDNWIMAYVHIGHDCTVGNHVILSSNAQMAGHVEIGDWAIVGGMSGVHQFVRIGAHSMLGGASALVQDIPPFVIAAGNKAEPHGINVEGLRRRGFSPDAISALRSAYRLLYKNGLSLEEAKVQLRELAAAGGEGDAPVKALVEFIDASQRGIIR; translated from the coding sequence ATGACCAGGATTCATCCCACCGCGATTGTCGAGCCGGGCGCGCAGATCGACGAATCGGTCGAGATCGGCCCGTACGCGATCGTCGGTCCGCACGTCACGATCGGCGCGCGTACGACGATCGGCTCGCACAGCGTGATCGAAGGCCATACGACGCTCGGCGAGGACAACCGCATCGGCCATTACGCGTCGGTCGGTGGTCGTCCGCAGGACATGAAGTACAAGGACGAGCCGACGAAGCTCGTGATCGGCAGCCGCAACACGATCCGCGAATTCACGACGATCCACACGGGCACCGTGCAGGACGTCGGCGTGACGACGCTCGGTGACGACAACTGGATCATGGCCTATGTGCACATCGGTCATGACTGCACCGTCGGCAACCACGTGATCCTGTCGAGCAACGCACAGATGGCCGGCCACGTCGAGATCGGCGACTGGGCGATCGTCGGCGGGATGTCGGGCGTCCACCAGTTCGTGCGCATCGGCGCGCACTCGATGCTGGGCGGCGCGTCGGCGCTCGTGCAGGACATTCCGCCGTTCGTGATCGCGGCCGGCAACAAGGCCGAGCCGCACGGGATCAACGTCGAAGGGCTGCGCCGGCGCGGTTTCTCGCCCGACGCGATCTCCGCGCTGCGCAGCGCATACCGCCTGCTGTACAAGAACGGCCTGTCGCTCGAGGAAGCGAAAGTGCAGTTGCGCGAGCTGGCGGCGGCGGGCGGTGAGGGCGACGCACCCGTGAAGGCGCTCGTCGAGTTCATCGACGCGTCGCAACGCGGCATCATCCGCTAA
- the fabZ gene encoding 3-hydroxyacyl-ACP dehydratase FabZ, with the protein MSTEKINLDIHKILTLLPHRYPILLVDRVLELEPHKGIKALKNVSINEPYFQGHFPKRPVMPGVLILEALAQAAALLTFSEEQPKDPENTLYYFVGIDGARFKRPVEPGDQLILNVTFERYIRGIWKFKAVAEVDGKVAAEAELMCTVKTTDVAP; encoded by the coding sequence ATGAGCACTGAAAAAATCAATCTCGACATCCACAAGATCCTCACGCTGCTGCCGCATCGCTACCCGATTCTGCTCGTCGATCGCGTGCTCGAACTCGAACCGCACAAGGGCATCAAAGCGCTGAAGAACGTGTCGATCAACGAGCCGTACTTCCAGGGGCATTTCCCGAAGCGGCCGGTGATGCCGGGCGTGCTGATCCTCGAAGCGCTCGCGCAGGCCGCGGCGCTGCTGACCTTCTCGGAAGAGCAGCCGAAGGATCCGGAGAACACGCTGTACTACTTCGTCGGGATCGACGGCGCGCGCTTCAAGCGTCCGGTCGAGCCGGGCGACCAACTGATTCTGAACGTGACGTTCGAACGCTACATCCGCGGCATCTGGAAGTTCAAGGCGGTGGCGGAAGTGGACGGCAAGGTGGCGGCGGAAGCCGAACTGATGTGCACGGTCAAGACGACCGACGTGGCGCCCTGA
- the lpxD gene encoding UDP-3-O-(3-hydroxymyristoyl)glucosamine N-acyltransferase: MALTLEELVKRFGGEIAGDAQCKVGGLAPLDQAGPQQLAFLANPKYLSQVESTRAGAVLIAPKDLEKLGAAASGRNFIVTPNPYAYFARVAQMFIDLATPQRAAGVHPSATIDPAAQVAASAVIGPHVTVEAGAVIEDGVQLDANVFIGRGTTIGAGSHLYPNASVYHGCKVGPRAIIHAGAVIGSDGFGFAPDFVGDGDARTGSWVKIPQVGGVTIGPDVEIGANTTIDRGAMADTVIEECVKIDNQVQIGHNCRIGAYTVIAGSAGIAGSTTIGRHCMIGGAAGIAGHVTLGDYVIITAKSGVSKSLPKAGIYTSAFPAVDHGEWNKSAALVRNLDKLRERIKALEAALAAQGGTDA, encoded by the coding sequence ATGGCATTGACGCTTGAGGAACTCGTAAAGCGGTTCGGCGGCGAGATCGCCGGCGACGCACAGTGCAAGGTGGGCGGGCTCGCACCGCTCGACCAGGCAGGCCCGCAGCAACTCGCGTTCCTCGCGAATCCGAAGTACCTGTCGCAGGTCGAGTCGACCCGCGCCGGCGCGGTGCTGATCGCGCCGAAGGATCTGGAAAAGCTGGGCGCGGCCGCAAGCGGTCGCAACTTCATCGTGACGCCGAATCCGTACGCGTACTTCGCGCGCGTCGCGCAGATGTTCATCGATCTCGCCACGCCGCAGCGCGCCGCCGGCGTGCATCCGAGCGCGACGATCGATCCGGCCGCGCAGGTCGCCGCGAGCGCGGTGATCGGCCCGCACGTGACGGTCGAGGCCGGTGCGGTGATCGAGGACGGCGTGCAGCTCGACGCGAACGTCTTCATCGGCCGCGGCACGACGATCGGCGCGGGCTCGCACCTGTATCCGAACGCATCGGTGTACCACGGCTGCAAGGTGGGCCCACGCGCGATCATCCATGCGGGTGCCGTGATCGGCTCCGACGGCTTCGGCTTCGCGCCGGATTTCGTCGGCGACGGCGATGCGCGCACCGGTAGCTGGGTCAAGATCCCGCAGGTCGGCGGCGTCACGATCGGCCCGGACGTCGAGATCGGCGCGAACACGACGATCGATCGCGGCGCGATGGCGGATACCGTCATCGAGGAATGCGTGAAGATCGACAACCAGGTGCAGATCGGCCACAACTGCCGGATCGGCGCCTACACGGTGATCGCCGGCAGCGCCGGGATCGCGGGCAGCACGACGATCGGCCGCCACTGCATGATCGGCGGCGCGGCCGGGATCGCCGGTCACGTGACGCTCGGCGACTATGTCATCATCACCGCGAAGTCGGGCGTATCGAAGTCGCTGCCGAAGGCCGGCATCTATACCAGCGCGTTCCCGGCCGTCGACCACGGCGAGTGGAACAAGAGCGCCGCGCTCGTGCGCAACCTCGACAAGCTGCGCGAGCGCATCAAGGCGCTCGAAGCCGCGCTCGCCGCCCAGGGCGGCACGGACGCCTGA
- a CDS encoding OmpH family outer membrane protein gives MCALTVALALGAATVHAQDVARIAAVNSDRILRESVPAKAAQTKLEAEFAKRDKDLQDLAARLKSMSDSLDKNGASLSAGDRAQKQRDLAQLDTDFQRKQREFREDLNQRRNEELAAVLERANKVIKQIAEQQNYDLIVQEAVYVSPRIDITDKVLKALASGSTN, from the coding sequence ATGTGCGCGCTGACCGTTGCGCTGGCCTTGGGCGCGGCAACGGTGCACGCACAGGACGTCGCCCGCATCGCGGCGGTCAATTCGGATCGGATCCTGCGCGAGTCGGTGCCCGCGAAGGCGGCGCAGACGAAGCTCGAAGCCGAGTTCGCGAAGCGCGACAAGGATCTGCAGGATCTGGCGGCGCGCCTGAAGTCGATGTCCGATTCGCTGGACAAGAACGGCGCGTCGCTGTCGGCGGGCGACCGCGCGCAGAAGCAGCGCGATCTCGCCCAGCTCGATACCGACTTCCAGCGCAAGCAGCGCGAGTTCCGCGAAGACCTGAACCAGCGCCGCAACGAGGAGCTGGCGGCCGTGCTCGAGCGGGCGAACAAGGTCATCAAGCAGATCGCCGAGCAGCAGAATTACGACCTGATCGTGCAGGAAGCCGTGTACGTCAGCCCGCGCATCGACATCACCGACAAGGTGCTCAAGGCGCTCGCGTCCGGCTCGACGAACTGA
- the bamA gene encoding outer membrane protein assembly factor BamA produces MLFKPHRFVPKTVAAAALAAHGLAAHAAAPFVVQDIKIEGLQRVEAGSVFAYLPIKQGDTFTDDKASEAIRALYATGFFNDVRIATQGNVVIVQVQERPAIASIDFTGTKEFDKDNLTKALRAVGLADGRYYDKALVDKAEQELKRQYLTRGFYAAEVKTTVTPVDANRVSILFAVAEGPSAKIRQINFIGNKAFSTSTLRDEMQLSTPNWFSWYTKNDLYSKEKLTGDLEAVRSYYLNRGYLEFNIDSTQVSISPDKKDMYLTVTLHEGEPYTVSGIKLSGNLLDREAELNKLIKIKPGDRFSAEKLQQTTKSIVDKLGEYGYAFATVNAQPDIDQANHKVNLNLVVDPSRRVYVRRINVVGNTRTRDEVVRREMRQLESSWFDSNRLALSKDRVNRLGYFTNVDVTTLPVEGTNDQVDVNVKVDEKPTGAITLGAGFSSTDKVVLSAGVSQDNVFGSGTSLSVNVNTAKSYRTLTVTQVDPYFTVDGIKRITDVYYRTYQPLYYSTSSSFRIISAGGNLKFGIPFSEVDTVYFGAGFEQNRLSVDSNTPQSYQAYVNEFGRVSNTVPLTVAWSRDARDSALIPSRGYFTQANMEYGVPVGKIQYYKADLQAQYYYSFSRGFILGLNLQGGYGNGIGNPYPIFKNYYAGGIGSVRGYEPSSLGPRDTKTNDPIGGSKMVVGNIELTFPLPGTGYDRTLRVFTFLDGGNVWGNAPGGTSTGANGLRYGYGVGLAWISPIGPLKLSLGFPLQKHEGDQYQKFQFQIGTAF; encoded by the coding sequence ATGTTGTTCAAACCTCATCGCTTTGTACCTAAGACAGTTGCAGCGGCCGCGCTCGCCGCGCACGGCCTCGCGGCCCATGCAGCGGCACCGTTCGTGGTGCAAGACATCAAGATCGAGGGGCTGCAGCGCGTCGAAGCGGGTTCGGTGTTCGCCTACCTGCCGATCAAGCAGGGCGATACCTTCACGGACGACAAGGCATCCGAAGCAATCCGCGCGCTGTACGCGACGGGCTTCTTCAACGACGTACGCATCGCCACGCAGGGCAACGTCGTGATCGTGCAGGTGCAGGAGCGTCCGGCCATCGCGTCGATCGACTTCACCGGCACGAAGGAGTTCGACAAGGACAACCTGACGAAGGCGCTGCGCGCAGTCGGCCTCGCCGACGGCCGCTACTACGACAAGGCGCTCGTCGACAAGGCGGAGCAGGAACTCAAGCGCCAGTACCTCACGCGCGGCTTCTACGCGGCCGAGGTCAAGACGACGGTCACGCCGGTCGACGCGAACCGCGTGTCGATCCTGTTCGCGGTGGCCGAAGGTCCGAGTGCGAAGATCCGCCAGATCAACTTCATCGGCAACAAGGCATTCAGCACCAGCACGCTGCGCGACGAAATGCAGCTGTCGACGCCGAACTGGTTCTCCTGGTACACGAAGAACGACCTGTACTCGAAGGAAAAGCTCACCGGCGACCTCGAGGCGGTGCGCTCGTACTACCTGAACCGCGGCTATCTCGAGTTCAACATCGATTCGACCCAGGTGTCGATCTCGCCCGACAAGAAGGACATGTACCTGACGGTCACGCTGCACGAAGGCGAGCCGTACACGGTGTCGGGCATCAAGCTGTCGGGCAACCTGCTCGATCGCGAAGCCGAACTCAACAAGCTGATCAAGATCAAGCCGGGCGATCGCTTCTCGGCCGAAAAGCTGCAACAGACCACCAAGTCGATCGTCGACAAGCTCGGTGAGTACGGCTACGCATTCGCGACCGTCAACGCGCAGCCGGACATCGACCAGGCGAACCACAAGGTGAACCTGAACCTCGTCGTCGATCCGAGCCGCCGCGTGTACGTGCGCCGCATCAACGTCGTCGGCAACACGCGCACGCGCGACGAAGTGGTGCGCCGCGAAATGCGCCAGCTCGAAAGCTCGTGGTTCGATTCGAACCGCCTCGCGCTGTCGAAGGATCGCGTGAACCGTCTCGGCTACTTCACCAACGTCGACGTGACGACGCTGCCGGTCGAAGGCACGAACGACCAGGTCGACGTGAACGTGAAGGTCGACGAAAAGCCGACCGGCGCGATCACGCTGGGCGCCGGCTTCTCGTCGACGGACAAGGTCGTGCTGTCGGCGGGCGTGTCGCAGGACAACGTGTTCGGTTCGGGTACCAGCCTGTCGGTGAACGTCAACACCGCGAAGAGCTACCGTACGCTGACCGTCACGCAGGTCGACCCGTACTTCACGGTCGACGGCATCAAGCGGATCACGGACGTCTACTACCGCACGTACCAGCCGCTCTACTATTCGACGAGCTCGAGCTTCCGGATCATCAGTGCGGGCGGCAACCTGAAGTTCGGCATCCCGTTCTCGGAAGTCGACACGGTCTACTTCGGCGCGGGCTTCGAGCAGAACCGTCTCTCCGTCGATTCGAACACGCCGCAGAGCTACCAGGCTTACGTGAACGAGTTCGGCCGCGTGTCGAACACGGTGCCGCTGACGGTCGCGTGGTCGCGCGACGCGCGTGACAGCGCGCTGATTCCGAGCCGCGGCTACTTCACGCAGGCGAACATGGAGTACGGCGTGCCGGTCGGCAAGATCCAGTACTACAAGGCCGACCTGCAGGCCCAGTACTACTATTCGTTCTCGCGCGGCTTCATCCTGGGCCTGAACCTGCAGGGCGGCTACGGTAACGGTATCGGCAACCCGTACCCGATCTTCAAGAACTACTACGCGGGCGGTATCGGCTCCGTGCGTGGCTACGAGCCGAGCTCGCTGGGCCCGCGCGACACGAAGACGAACGACCCGATCGGCGGTTCGAAGATGGTCGTCGGCAACATCGAGCTGACGTTCCCGCTGCCGGGCACGGGCTACGACCGCACGCTGCGCGTGTTCACGTTCCTCGACGGCGGTAACGTGTGGGGCAACGCGCCGGGCGGCACGAGTACGGGCGCCAACGGCCTGCGTTACGGCTACGGTGTGGGTCTCGCGTGGATCTCGCCGATCGGCCCGCTGAAGCTGAGCCTCGGGTTCCCGCTGCAGAAGCATGAAGGCGACCAGTACCAGAAATTCCAGTTCCAGATCGGGACGGCGTTCTGA
- the rseP gene encoding RIP metalloprotease RseP, with the protein MNVLVELIAFAVAIGVLVVVHEYGHYRVARWCGVKVLRFSIGFGQPVARWVSRRTGTEWTLSALPLGGYVKMLDERDPGPGIAPEELGQAFNRQSVYKRIAIVAAGPIANFLLAIVLFSVVFATGVTEPAAIVAPPAAGTVAARAGFDGSEKIVSIRNAQGGEAEPVRSWSDLRWKLLAAAFDHREIVLGARDGNTTFDFRVDLRHVPESQLDDDFMAHLGFETGGGTLSVASVQPGSAAEQAGLKSGDKLVALDGKPIGGASRFIDFVKHHAGKPLELQIERDGAAQTVSIVPQMQRDDESGQQVGRIGAALSMHAPSVDVRYGPIESLQLGAHRTWDISVYSLKMFGRMITGNASLKNLSGPVTIADYAGKSARLGPSAFLSFLALVSISLGVLNLLPIPVLDGGHLLYYAVEAATGKAVSERWQLILQRAGLICIVALSAIALFNDLARLIHF; encoded by the coding sequence ATGAACGTGCTGGTCGAACTGATCGCGTTTGCGGTGGCGATCGGGGTGCTGGTCGTCGTGCATGAGTACGGACACTATCGCGTCGCGCGCTGGTGCGGCGTGAAGGTGCTGCGTTTCTCGATCGGCTTCGGCCAGCCCGTCGCGCGCTGGGTCAGCCGCAGGACGGGCACCGAGTGGACGCTGTCGGCACTGCCGCTCGGCGGCTACGTGAAGATGCTCGACGAGCGTGATCCCGGCCCCGGCATCGCGCCCGAGGAGCTCGGCCAGGCGTTCAACCGGCAGTCCGTCTACAAGCGCATCGCGATCGTTGCAGCCGGGCCGATTGCCAACTTCCTGTTGGCAATCGTGCTGTTTTCCGTCGTATTCGCCACCGGCGTAACCGAGCCGGCCGCGATCGTCGCACCGCCGGCCGCCGGCACGGTGGCGGCGCGCGCGGGCTTCGACGGCAGCGAGAAGATCGTGTCGATCCGCAACGCGCAGGGCGGCGAGGCCGAGCCGGTGCGGTCGTGGTCGGACCTGCGCTGGAAGCTGCTGGCCGCTGCATTCGATCACCGCGAGATCGTGCTCGGCGCACGCGACGGCAACACGACGTTCGATTTCCGCGTCGACCTCCGCCATGTTCCCGAAAGTCAGCTCGACGACGATTTCATGGCCCATCTGGGCTTCGAGACCGGCGGCGGCACGCTGTCGGTCGCGTCGGTGCAGCCCGGCAGCGCGGCGGAGCAGGCCGGCCTGAAGTCCGGCGACAAGCTGGTCGCGCTCGACGGCAAGCCGATCGGCGGCGCGTCACGCTTCATCGATTTCGTGAAACACCATGCGGGCAAGCCGCTCGAGCTGCAGATCGAGCGCGACGGCGCCGCGCAGACGGTGTCGATCGTGCCGCAGATGCAGCGCGACGACGAGTCGGGGCAGCAGGTCGGCCGGATCGGCGCGGCGCTGTCGATGCATGCGCCGTCCGTCGACGTGCGATATGGGCCGATCGAAAGCCTGCAGCTCGGCGCGCACCGTACGTGGGACATCTCCGTGTATTCGCTGAAGATGTTCGGGCGCATGATCACGGGCAACGCGTCGCTGAAGAACCTGTCCGGCCCGGTGACGATCGCCGACTACGCGGGCAAGAGTGCGCGGCTCGGTCCGTCGGCGTTCCTGTCGTTCCTCGCCCTTGTCAGCATTAGCCTTGGCGTCCTGAACTTGTTGCCGATTCCCGTTTTGGACGGGGGGCATCTGTTATATTATGCGGTTGAAGCCGCGACCGGGAAAGCCGTCTCGGAGCGCTGGCAGCTGATTCTGCAAAGAGCCGGGTTGATCTGCATCGTCGCATTGTCGGCGATCGCGCTGTTCAACGATCTGGCTCGGTTAATCCATTTCTGA
- a CDS encoding 1-deoxy-D-xylulose-5-phosphate reductoisomerase has product MQKRLTLLGSTGSIGDSTLDVVARHPERFSVYALTAHRNGDKLVEQCLRFAPEVAVVGDAETAAHVDAKLRAAGSKTTVLHGPQALVDVSKSDGCDTVVAAIVGAAGMAPSLAAARAGKRILLANKEALVMSGAIFMDAVRDHGAILLPVDSEHNAIFQCMPRDAAEHGGISKIILTASGGPFRTREPATLVDVTPDEACKHPNWVMGRKISVDSATMMNKGLEVIEAHWIFGLPGERIDVLIHPQSVIHSLVSYRDGSVLAQLGNPDMRTPIAHALAFPERVDAGVEQLDLAQIAQLSFEKPDYARFPCLALALKALEEGGIASAALNAANEVAVEAFLERRIGFMAIAATVDAVLNTLPNRTPDGLEDVLAADAEARRLAAEIIAKAPAPRVERTV; this is encoded by the coding sequence ATGCAAAAACGTCTGACATTGCTCGGTTCCACGGGCTCGATCGGAGACAGCACGCTCGACGTGGTCGCGCGCCATCCCGAGCGCTTCTCGGTCTATGCGCTGACCGCACACCGCAACGGCGACAAGCTGGTCGAGCAATGCCTGCGCTTCGCGCCCGAAGTGGCGGTGGTCGGCGATGCCGAGACGGCCGCGCACGTCGACGCGAAACTGCGCGCGGCGGGCAGCAAGACGACCGTGCTGCACGGGCCGCAGGCGCTCGTCGACGTGTCGAAGAGCGATGGCTGCGACACGGTGGTCGCGGCGATCGTCGGTGCGGCCGGCATGGCGCCGAGCCTCGCGGCCGCGCGCGCCGGCAAGCGCATCCTGCTCGCGAACAAGGAAGCGCTGGTGATGTCGGGCGCGATCTTCATGGACGCCGTGCGCGACCATGGCGCGATCCTGCTGCCGGTCGACAGCGAACACAACGCGATCTTCCAGTGCATGCCGCGCGACGCGGCCGAGCATGGCGGGATCTCGAAGATCATCCTGACCGCGTCGGGCGGCCCGTTCCGCACGCGCGAACCGGCCACGCTCGTCGATGTGACGCCGGACGAGGCGTGCAAGCACCCGAACTGGGTGATGGGCCGCAAGATCTCGGTCGATTCCGCGACGATGATGAACAAGGGCCTCGAGGTGATCGAGGCGCACTGGATCTTCGGGCTGCCGGGCGAGCGCATCGACGTGCTGATCCACCCGCAGAGCGTGATCCATTCGCTCGTGTCGTATCGCGACGGCTCGGTGCTCGCGCAGCTCGGCAACCCCGACATGCGCACGCCGATCGCGCACGCGCTCGCGTTCCCCGAGCGTGTCGATGCGGGCGTCGAACAACTCGATCTCGCGCAAATTGCCCAGCTGTCGTTCGAGAAGCCCGATTACGCGCGCTTCCCGTGCCTCGCGCTCGCGCTGAAGGCGCTTGAGGAAGGCGGCATCGCGAGCGCCGCATTGAACGCGGCGAACGAAGTCGCGGTCGAAGCGTTTCTCGAGCGCCGCATCGGCTTCATGGCGATTGCGGCGACGGTCGACGCCGTGCTCAACACGCTGCCGAACCGTACGCCCGACGGGCTCGAGGACGTCCTGGCGGCGGATGCCGAGGCACGCCGCCTCGCCGCCGAGATCATTGCGAAAGCGCCTGCGCCACGCGTGGAGCGTACTGTCTGA